From Fluviispira vulneris, a single genomic window includes:
- a CDS encoding HNH endonuclease yields the protein MGSFERKVLVLDARYEPVKVVTMEAGFVLLYAGRVSVILESDRVLHGVSRTWKVPWIVRLEGCRPRTKRLNGPRFSRQNIYLRDGFRCQYCNWSGPCSNLTLDHLIPSAKGGKTTWENIVTACKTCNMKKGAKTIEELGIRLQRPPSRPHLHPTALFPLRYGLTTKNSPVVWVPYLDLSVADRAFAVGFDSSPVFIPAFQHGMGIQF from the coding sequence ATGGGCAGTTTTGAAAGAAAAGTGCTTGTTCTTGATGCGCGTTATGAACCCGTGAAAGTCGTCACAATGGAAGCTGGATTTGTTCTTTTGTATGCGGGCAGAGTGTCAGTCATTCTAGAATCCGATCGGGTTCTTCACGGTGTTTCTCGGACATGGAAAGTTCCTTGGATTGTGCGTCTTGAGGGATGCCGACCTCGTACAAAAAGATTAAATGGTCCTCGTTTTTCAAGACAAAATATTTATTTACGAGATGGATTTCGTTGTCAATATTGCAATTGGAGCGGACCATGCTCAAATTTAACTCTCGATCATCTTATTCCATCGGCAAAGGGTGGAAAAACGACTTGGGAGAATATCGTAACTGCTTGCAAGACATGTAATATGAAAAAAGGTGCAAAAACAATTGAAGAACTTGGTATTCGTTTGCAGAGACCTCCTTCAAGACCACATTTGCATCCGACTGCACTTTTCCCATTGCGATATGGATTAACTACAAAAAACTCACCTGTTGTTTGGGTGCCTTATCTTGATTTGTCCGTTGCAGATCGAGCATTTGCAGTGGGCTTTGATTCATCTCCTGTTTTTATTCCTGCATTTCAGCACGGTATGGGTATTCAATTTTGA
- a CDS encoding tRNA-dihydrouridine synthase family protein: protein MPSTPNKNIINNNSIGLAPMEGVTCLATRLWFSQTSHPDFAMTPFLRVTRDYPWKRVASTYAAEIFDLKKCFNYSLIPQLMGTAPEDLERIAAPLLSATSFVDINCGCPSPKVVGSHAGSGLLEKTEVFYNFIHGLENKFGVQKFSIKMRSGFTSDDEFPELLRIVAEAKLAQLTLHARTRKDRYTGKARWSLIDYAAKNSDFPVVGSGDITDFASFNQLRAQAPLVKKFIVGRGALRNPWIFMELREGCAISISSHALLKSLACFALLQEMLACNSHKLINLIERGDFISTCGTNEEHWENLYRKLSQANFDDYISIEKLHVERASFARVKMIWNSLRSSLPEKFMEPTLLRTSCFSDFSCIFMGLCGNNNILLPLEYKEQFDWIYSGAKNNERDK from the coding sequence GTGCCATCGACACCAAATAAAAATATTATAAACAACAATTCCATAGGTTTGGCACCAATGGAAGGTGTGACCTGCCTAGCCACTCGTCTTTGGTTTTCACAAACATCTCACCCGGATTTTGCCATGACACCTTTTTTACGTGTCACTCGAGACTACCCTTGGAAACGAGTCGCTTCAACGTATGCAGCAGAAATTTTTGACCTAAAAAAATGTTTCAACTATTCGCTCATTCCTCAGCTGATGGGCACTGCTCCAGAAGATTTAGAGCGAATTGCAGCCCCTCTGCTAAGCGCTACTTCTTTTGTTGATATCAATTGTGGATGTCCTTCACCAAAAGTTGTTGGCAGCCATGCTGGAAGTGGATTATTGGAAAAGACTGAAGTTTTTTATAATTTTATTCATGGGTTAGAAAATAAGTTTGGCGTTCAAAAATTCAGTATAAAAATGAGATCAGGCTTTACTTCAGATGATGAATTTCCAGAATTGCTAAGAATAGTAGCTGAGGCAAAATTAGCTCAATTGACTTTACATGCACGGACTCGAAAAGATCGTTACACAGGGAAGGCTCGTTGGAGCTTAATTGATTATGCTGCAAAAAATTCAGATTTTCCCGTGGTAGGTTCTGGGGATATCACTGATTTTGCAAGTTTTAATCAGCTACGAGCTCAAGCACCTCTGGTAAAAAAGTTTATTGTTGGCCGGGGAGCTTTGCGTAACCCGTGGATATTTATGGAGTTACGTGAAGGATGTGCGATTTCAATTTCAAGTCATGCTCTTTTAAAATCACTGGCTTGTTTTGCTCTTTTGCAAGAAATGTTAGCTTGTAACAGTCATAAATTGATAAATTTAATTGAACGAGGTGATTTTATATCAACATGTGGTACAAATGAAGAGCATTGGGAAAATTTGTATCGCAAATTATCGCAAGCTAACTTTGATGATTATATTTCAATAGAAAAACTTCATGTTGAAAGAGCAAGTTTTGCGAGAGTGAAAATGATTTGGAATTCTCTAAGAAGCTCTTTACCAGAAAAGTTTATGGAACCCACATTGCTCAGAACGTCGTGTTTTTCTGATTTCTCTTGTATTTTTATGGGTTTGTGTGGGAATAATAATATCCTTTTGCCTCTTGAATACAAAGAACAGTTTGATTGGATCTACTCCGGAGCAAAAAATAATGAACGAGATAAGTAA
- a CDS encoding NAD-dependent epimerase/dehydratase family protein, with protein MENIQIHERIGLTGASSFLTTLVLKRLAELSTVKEVHIFDIHSPSIASSKFIFHRVDLTKDEASAEIASTLLQNNVTAFIHGALFSGPTRKKSYHHEVESIGTFHILNAVAEAQIQKLVVHSATFVYGAHPKNPNFIHENYELKMQGPSFVKTRVDVEKQLEDFTINYPNCAVSILRFAPILGPNSTNIRARYFMTGIVPKVLGYDPLVQFIHEDDAVRAQILALTNNIRGVFNIVGRGVLPLSTGIHMSGKIPVPFFSAVCKTFFSAGYSSRIWELPSEIVPFFQFLCVADSKKAEKELGFVAKYSSRQALKSMIEANRLRQIGFSVPSSTLGEDEEYATSQGFQRIY; from the coding sequence ATGGAAAATATACAAATACACGAGCGGATCGGCTTAACAGGTGCATCGAGTTTTTTAACAACTCTGGTTCTAAAACGTCTAGCAGAACTTTCAACAGTTAAAGAAGTTCATATTTTTGATATCCATTCCCCTTCAATTGCATCGAGTAAATTCATTTTTCATCGTGTGGATCTCACAAAAGACGAAGCAAGCGCAGAAATTGCCTCTACGTTATTACAGAATAATGTAACAGCTTTTATTCATGGTGCGCTCTTCTCTGGTCCTACACGAAAAAAAAGTTATCATCACGAAGTAGAATCCATTGGAACCTTTCATATATTAAATGCGGTTGCTGAAGCACAAATTCAGAAACTCGTTGTCCACAGTGCTACGTTTGTTTATGGCGCTCATCCTAAAAATCCAAATTTTATTCATGAAAATTATGAATTAAAAATGCAGGGGCCTTCCTTTGTAAAAACCCGCGTTGATGTTGAAAAACAGTTGGAAGATTTTACCATTAACTATCCAAACTGTGCAGTTTCTATTTTACGTTTTGCTCCAATATTGGGACCAAATTCGACAAATATACGTGCGCGTTATTTTATGACTGGAATTGTTCCAAAAGTGCTTGGTTATGATCCTCTTGTCCAATTTATCCATGAAGATGATGCCGTGCGGGCGCAAATTTTAGCCTTAACGAATAACATAAGAGGTGTGTTCAATATTGTAGGAAGAGGAGTTCTCCCTCTTAGTACAGGTATACATATGTCCGGCAAAATTCCAGTGCCTTTTTTTTCAGCAGTTTGTAAAACATTCTTTTCCGCTGGTTATTCTTCGAGAATTTGGGAATTACCGTCTGAAATCGTGCCTTTTTTTCAATTTTTGTGTGTTGCTGATAGTAAGAAAGCAGAAAAAGAATTGGGCTTTGTAGCTAAATATTCGAGTCGACAGGCATTAAAGTCCATGATTGAAGCAAACCGTTTGAGACAAATAGGTTTTTCTGTTCCTTCTTCTACTTTGGGAGAAGATGAAGAATATGCAACATCACAGGGTTTTCAAAGAATTTACTAA
- a CDS encoding lysophospholipid acyltransferase family protein, translated as MNTNAVRKEKNNLNNDTLTHFSNQVFNIRRMLIEQFNRIEKDLQNKFSDNQEKFATKEELQSVIGKMQEFRQEIEKTFTTNESNPLEPAADEFFTGLNPFNLRRKYHDFSLRLRSEEVDPFGYDPIFDKFVSPLLNFFYIKYWRVETYGISNIPSDGPALLVGNHSGGLPYDATMLKIAIQREHHMHRDLRFMVEDFLFHFPFLGSLMNRFGGVRASQENAQQLLENNHPVVVFPEGVKGLGKLYRDKYHLARFGRGGFIRLCLRTRSPLIPIAFIGPEEIHPMIAKETAISKMLGLPYTPITWTFPWLGPLGAIPLPSKWSIHILPAIDFTNFGPGAEKDRVLVYKMSRMVKEQIQDTIVDKLKNRRSIWFD; from the coding sequence ATGAATACCAATGCAGTTCGAAAAGAAAAAAATAATTTAAATAATGACACGTTAACTCATTTTTCGAATCAAGTTTTTAATATTAGAAGAATGCTTATAGAGCAATTTAATAGAATCGAAAAGGATTTGCAAAATAAATTTTCTGACAACCAAGAAAAATTTGCTACAAAAGAAGAGCTGCAAAGTGTTATTGGTAAAATGCAGGAATTCCGTCAAGAAATCGAAAAAACATTCACTACAAATGAAAGCAATCCACTAGAACCTGCTGCTGATGAATTTTTTACAGGTTTAAATCCATTTAATTTACGCAGAAAATACCATGATTTTTCCTTAAGATTGCGCAGTGAAGAAGTTGATCCCTTTGGTTATGATCCTATTTTCGACAAATTTGTAAGTCCTTTACTGAATTTCTTTTACATTAAATACTGGCGTGTGGAAACCTATGGAATTTCAAATATTCCTTCCGATGGACCAGCTCTCCTCGTAGGAAACCACTCGGGTGGCCTTCCTTACGATGCCACAATGCTTAAAATTGCTATACAACGCGAACATCATATGCATAGAGATCTTCGCTTCATGGTTGAAGATTTCTTATTTCATTTTCCATTTTTAGGCTCACTTATGAATCGCTTTGGCGGAGTGAGAGCCAGCCAAGAAAATGCTCAACAACTGCTTGAAAACAATCACCCTGTGGTTGTTTTCCCTGAAGGGGTAAAAGGGCTTGGGAAATTATATCGCGATAAATATCATTTAGCACGCTTTGGTAGAGGTGGTTTCATCCGCCTATGTTTGCGCACACGATCTCCCCTTATACCAATTGCATTTATTGGGCCAGAAGAAATTCATCCAATGATTGCTAAAGAAACAGCTATATCTAAAATGCTTGGTCTTCCTTACACACCTATCACTTGGACTTTTCCTTGGCTTGGCCCTTTAGGAGCCATTCCGCTCCCCAGCAAATGGAGCATACATATTCTTCCCGCAATCGATTTTACGAATTTCGGACCTGGAGCCGAAAAAGATCGTGTTTTAGTTTATAAAATGAGTAGAATGGTAAAAGAACAAATACAAGACACCATTGTCGATAAATTAAAAAATAGACGGAGCATTTGGTTTGATTAA
- a CDS encoding ParA family protein, translated as MTQIIRVIYNQKGGVGKTTLAVNLAACAAKSGKRTLLIDSDPQGNASSYILGNEKYPDNTLADYYESCLHLNIFRQSIFEYITLNTKIPNLHLVACNRELEDLRTKLENKHKIMKLREGLKNNTYEQVYLDPPPANDFFSLACLIAATEIIIPIDCDAFSIRAATEIKNTIEEVRQDHNPNLRVLGIVVNQFQKGTKHSLGIIQDLQKIGFQILEPYIPSSVKIRESHSEIKPIVIGHPEHAVSQAIQSLFFSIENISQMKNIRNDTNEKSTSKDNNSSMRLD; from the coding sequence ATGACACAGATTATAAGGGTGATTTACAATCAAAAAGGTGGAGTTGGTAAAACAACACTTGCTGTTAACTTAGCAGCGTGTGCTGCAAAATCTGGCAAAAGAACACTCTTAATCGATTCCGATCCACAAGGAAATGCAAGTTCCTATATTTTAGGTAACGAAAAATATCCAGATAATACATTGGCAGATTATTATGAAAGTTGTTTACATTTAAATATATTTAGACAATCTATATTTGAGTATATTACGTTGAATACAAAAATACCAAATTTGCATCTTGTTGCATGCAATCGTGAACTGGAAGATTTAAGAACTAAACTGGAAAATAAACATAAAATAATGAAATTACGTGAAGGCCTCAAAAATAACACCTATGAACAGGTTTATCTTGATCCCCCTCCTGCAAACGATTTTTTTAGTCTTGCTTGTTTAATTGCTGCTACTGAAATAATTATTCCAATAGATTGTGATGCCTTTAGCATTCGTGCAGCAACAGAAATAAAAAATACCATTGAAGAAGTCAGACAAGATCACAATCCTAACCTGAGAGTTTTAGGCATTGTAGTCAATCAATTTCAAAAAGGTACTAAACATTCATTAGGTATTATTCAAGATCTACAAAAAATAGGATTCCAAATATTGGAACCCTATATCCCATCAAGTGTAAAAATAAGAGAGTCGCATTCTGAAATAAAACCGATTGTAATTGGCCATCCTGAGCATGCAGTGAGTCAAGCAATTCAATCTCTGTTTTTTTCGATAGAAAATATCTCACAAATGAAAAATATCAGAAATGATACAAATGAAAAATCTACTTCTAAAGATAATAATTCATCAATGAGATTAGATTGA
- the rlmD gene encoding 23S rRNA (uracil(1939)-C(5))-methyltransferase RlmD, producing MKDLSKIGFSSRSSSTRPDKRGGFSDKTYRREREPRSARDNRSDRGSDRNSDIQPVRLITTKSGVSERVMHEEQCRVLEKCGSCPSLDISYKSQLMQKTADLKSRVQKAGTDFSNIVIKDCVESEDRLGYRHNVKLVVSERMSFGGRSSQKEGNKRWIDLGFYRQSLNEVVDIGRCPIQSNTMNDIMGWLRTGIRLHNVSVYTLKNKTGLLQNVVIRTSRHTRQAILIFIVTKADLATLRPLARDIAEKYMNVQGIYMQVVAPGRSAQNEDEKQNDNLTLIVGQDLLEEKFGNFVFKFSAASYMSINPMITNRIYSRIEELLELTGKETVVDLYSGAGGISLTLAQSAREVIGIDHSASSIKDALRNAKINEVKNVDFYEGKVDEVLQKLNSEKRLQKAEAVILNPARSGCEGKTIEQIVALEPKTVVYLSTFFDILFRDLKSFKKAGYEPTIFEPFDTAPGTNNYEVLCYLTKK from the coding sequence ATGAAAGACTTAAGTAAAATAGGTTTTAGCAGTCGTTCCTCTTCAACCAGACCTGACAAGCGTGGCGGCTTTTCCGATAAAACCTATAGACGTGAGAGAGAGCCAAGATCCGCGCGAGACAATCGCTCTGATCGAGGAAGTGATCGCAACTCTGATATTCAACCTGTTCGACTTATTACAACAAAATCAGGTGTCTCTGAGAGAGTTATGCACGAAGAACAGTGTCGGGTGCTTGAAAAGTGCGGCTCATGTCCCTCTCTTGATATTTCATATAAAAGCCAATTGATGCAAAAAACAGCAGATCTTAAGTCTCGAGTTCAAAAAGCAGGCACTGATTTTTCCAACATCGTTATCAAAGATTGTGTAGAATCAGAAGATCGCCTTGGTTATAGACACAATGTAAAACTCGTGGTTTCCGAAAGAATGAGTTTTGGTGGTCGCTCTTCGCAAAAAGAAGGGAATAAGCGATGGATAGACCTCGGTTTTTATAGGCAATCTCTAAATGAAGTGGTTGATATTGGTCGTTGCCCTATTCAATCAAACACAATGAATGACATCATGGGTTGGTTGCGCACAGGGATTCGCCTCCACAATGTAAGTGTATATACACTTAAGAATAAGACGGGGCTTTTACAAAATGTTGTTATCAGAACATCAAGACACACACGCCAAGCCATTTTAATATTTATCGTAACAAAAGCAGATTTAGCTACTTTGCGTCCATTAGCAAGAGATATTGCAGAAAAATATATGAATGTTCAAGGCATATATATGCAAGTGGTCGCACCTGGCCGAAGTGCACAAAATGAAGATGAAAAACAAAATGATAATTTAACACTTATCGTAGGACAAGATTTACTTGAAGAAAAATTCGGTAATTTTGTATTTAAGTTTTCTGCTGCGAGTTATATGTCCATAAATCCTATGATTACTAATAGGATTTATTCACGTATTGAAGAATTACTTGAGTTAACAGGTAAAGAAACAGTCGTCGATCTCTATTCCGGTGCTGGTGGAATTTCATTGACACTCGCTCAATCCGCTCGGGAAGTTATAGGAATTGATCATTCCGCATCTTCTATAAAAGATGCTTTGAGAAATGCAAAAATTAATGAAGTTAAAAATGTTGATTTTTATGAAGGTAAAGTCGATGAAGTTTTGCAGAAGTTAAATTCCGAAAAACGATTGCAAAAAGCAGAAGCAGTTATTTTAAACCCAGCCCGTTCAGGCTGTGAAGGAAAAACAATTGAGCAAATTGTTGCACTGGAACCTAAAACTGTTGTTTATTTATCTACATTTTTTGATATTCTTTTTAGAGATTTAAAATCCTTTAAAAAAGCAGGTTATGAACCCACAATTTTTGAACCATTTGATACAGCTCCTGGTACTAACAATTATGAAGTTCTCTGCTATTTAACTAAAAAATAA
- a CDS encoding ImmA/IrrE family metallo-endopeptidase produces MINVENNRFPHSAELFRFCKEVLTIRKSSPEKVTDQDVGALLGFDPADCTHWKYGRKNIKSIQNINQLAHALEVDPRNLIDISLGKNVLYDALIEYQGYGEFICTDVERNILMQEANRIIELANIKSVPVLLPELSQILPDVELKAQEGQKEVVLSRYENGKCYITWQKGDRFGTALRFLLMREFALVMLNSETLKSKLPQDKNPIFANALSLFLLMPSHLLQIACSQCDPARDTIEQLMDLFWMSRTLVNIRLKDFLIYRN; encoded by the coding sequence ATGATCAATGTCGAAAATAATCGTTTTCCGCATAGTGCAGAGTTATTTAGGTTTTGCAAAGAAGTTCTTACAATACGGAAAAGTTCGCCTGAAAAAGTAACTGATCAAGATGTAGGTGCATTGCTTGGCTTTGATCCTGCAGATTGTACACACTGGAAATATGGGCGTAAGAATATAAAATCCATTCAAAATATCAATCAATTGGCTCATGCGCTCGAAGTTGATCCACGAAATTTGATCGATATTTCTCTCGGAAAAAACGTTTTATACGACGCTCTTATCGAATATCAGGGATATGGTGAATTTATATGCACAGATGTAGAGCGAAACATACTTATGCAAGAAGCAAATCGAATTATTGAACTTGCAAATATTAAATCAGTTCCTGTACTCTTACCGGAGTTGTCTCAAATTTTACCTGATGTAGAATTAAAAGCACAAGAAGGGCAAAAAGAAGTCGTACTTTCTCGTTACGAAAATGGAAAGTGTTATATAACATGGCAAAAAGGGGATCGATTTGGTACTGCCTTGCGTTTTCTATTAATGCGTGAGTTTGCTTTGGTCATGCTCAACTCTGAAACATTAAAATCGAAACTTCCGCAAGATAAAAATCCAATTTTTGCAAACGCTCTTTCTCTTTTCTTGCTTATGCCGTCGCATTTGTTACAAATTGCTTGTAGTCAATGTGATCCTGCTCGTGACACGATTGAGCAGCTAATGGATCTTTTTTGGATGAGCCGCACACTTGTGAACATTCGGCTTAAAGATTTTCTGATATACAGAAACTAA
- a CDS encoding flagellin N-terminal helical domain-containing protein → MGYRIMTNVTSITNQRHMRNTRKMLDQSLERLASGFRINKAADDAAGLAISEKLRSKIRGLQQAQRNANDGISLIQTAEGGMNEVQNMLIRMRELGVQAASDTIGPKERVYLDIEYQALKDEIDRIAYATEFNGTQLLDGTGGILEIQINTGGDNILGVDRLEYNSFKADVKTNRLGVSELALDTKQGAQHSLTAIESAIDYVSAIRADLGALQNRLGSTINNIATTVENISAANSRIKDVDIAEESSELTRNSILLQSGTSVLQQANQTSRMALTLLEGR, encoded by the coding sequence ATGGGCTATCGGATAATGACCAACGTCACCTCAATTACGAACCAGAGACATATGCGCAACACGCGTAAAATGCTGGATCAGAGTCTGGAAAGATTAGCCTCGGGCTTTAGAATTAACAAAGCCGCCGATGATGCCGCTGGCCTTGCAATCAGTGAAAAATTACGCTCAAAAATTAGAGGACTCCAACAAGCTCAACGAAATGCAAATGACGGTATCAGCCTTATTCAAACCGCAGAAGGCGGTATGAATGAAGTTCAAAATATGCTCATTCGTATGCGTGAGCTCGGAGTGCAAGCCGCATCTGATACAATTGGTCCTAAAGAACGCGTCTATCTTGATATCGAATATCAAGCACTCAAGGATGAAATTGATAGAATTGCATATGCGACTGAATTTAATGGAACTCAGTTACTCGATGGTACGGGTGGTATCCTTGAAATTCAAATCAACACAGGGGGCGACAACATTTTAGGCGTCGACCGCCTTGAATACAATTCATTTAAGGCTGATGTTAAAACAAATAGACTCGGTGTTTCAGAGTTGGCACTCGACACAAAACAAGGTGCTCAACATTCTCTTACTGCGATCGAATCAGCTATTGATTACGTAAGTGCTATCCGAGCCGATTTGGGAGCACTCCAAAACAGACTCGGTTCTACAATTAACAATATTGCAACAACAGTAGAAAATATAAGCGCTGCCAACAGCCGCATTAAAGATGTCGATATAGCAGAAGAAAGCTCTGAATTAACGCGAAACTCAATCTTACTTCAATCCGGTACCAGTGTCCTTCAACAAGCAAACCAAACAAGCCGCATGGCTCTCACACTCCTTGAAGGAAGATAA
- the ggt gene encoding gamma-glutamyltransferase — protein MRKKYIKKTANTSLVLIFSLLSFQNKSIANNFPIEESYQIFQPEYSEKGMVASQEKIASEIGAQILKQGGNAVDAAVAVGYALAVTLPKAGNIGGGGFMLIWLNKEKKAIVINYREKAPLAAHKNMFLDKDGKVDEEEITASYNGAGVPGTVYGLNSALQKYGTMPLKKVMAPAIQLARNGILVTHALSKSLAENKKHLQKSEESTKIFFNKDKEPYKPGDILYQKDLANTLEEIALFGTDAFYKGKIAKKIIDDIQAHKGIMTLKDLEQYKAIETSPIEGTYNGFKVLSVPPPSSGGVTLIEILNILENVDFKKIPFRSAEYFHIISEAMNYAYYDRNNSLGDPDFVKNPIEHLTSKKYAKQIFQSMNLKKHTPSETVQKEGIRRESNQEGNTTHYSIVDKFGNMVSNTYTLNLYYGNGKTVKGTGILLNNEMDDFTAKVGAANSFGLVQGPKNSIEPQKRPLSSMTPTILLNDKKEAVLATGAPGGSRIITQTLLMITGFIDYNKNISTLAAYPRFHRQLWPDKFFYEDGIAFETIESLKKMGHEVEKIRPYGSLQTVQRDSENHFLGSSDPRSEGDAAVGVW, from the coding sequence ATGCGCAAAAAATACATTAAAAAAACAGCAAATACGTCCCTTGTTCTGATCTTTTCTCTTTTATCTTTTCAAAATAAAAGTATTGCAAATAATTTTCCAATAGAAGAATCCTATCAAATATTCCAACCAGAATATTCTGAAAAAGGGATGGTTGCCTCACAAGAGAAAATTGCATCTGAAATAGGCGCACAAATATTAAAGCAAGGAGGAAACGCAGTCGATGCCGCCGTTGCGGTTGGCTATGCCCTCGCGGTCACTTTACCAAAAGCAGGAAATATTGGTGGTGGCGGATTCATGCTTATTTGGCTTAATAAAGAAAAGAAAGCAATTGTAATAAACTATAGAGAAAAAGCTCCTCTCGCAGCTCACAAAAACATGTTCCTAGATAAAGATGGTAAAGTAGATGAAGAAGAAATAACAGCTAGTTATAATGGCGCTGGTGTCCCTGGAACAGTTTATGGACTCAATTCAGCCTTACAAAAATACGGTACAATGCCCTTAAAAAAAGTTATGGCTCCCGCTATACAATTAGCACGTAATGGAATTTTGGTCACTCACGCTCTTTCTAAATCTCTTGCTGAAAATAAAAAACATTTACAAAAAAGTGAAGAGTCAACTAAAATATTTTTTAATAAAGACAAAGAACCATATAAACCGGGGGACATTTTATATCAAAAGGATTTAGCAAATACTCTTGAAGAAATAGCCTTGTTTGGAACAGATGCTTTTTATAAGGGTAAAATAGCGAAGAAAATAATTGATGATATTCAAGCTCATAAAGGAATAATGACCTTAAAAGACCTTGAGCAATACAAAGCTATAGAAACGTCACCGATTGAAGGTACATACAACGGATTTAAAGTTTTATCAGTTCCTCCACCCAGTTCAGGTGGTGTTACCTTAATCGAGATTTTAAATATTTTAGAAAATGTTGATTTTAAAAAAATTCCATTTCGCAGTGCAGAATACTTTCATATTATAAGTGAAGCTATGAATTATGCTTATTATGATCGAAACAATTCTTTAGGCGATCCAGATTTTGTTAAAAATCCAATTGAACATCTCACTTCAAAAAAATATGCGAAACAAATATTTCAGAGCATGAATTTAAAAAAACACACCCCTTCTGAAACTGTCCAAAAAGAAGGGATCCGTCGTGAAAGCAATCAGGAGGGAAACACTACCCATTATTCAATTGTAGATAAATTTGGAAATATGGTATCGAACACATATACGTTAAATCTATATTATGGAAATGGTAAAACTGTGAAAGGAACTGGTATTCTATTAAATAATGAAATGGATGACTTTACTGCAAAAGTAGGGGCAGCAAATTCTTTTGGTTTGGTTCAAGGTCCAAAAAATTCTATTGAACCGCAAAAAAGACCCTTAAGCTCTATGACTCCAACAATTTTATTAAATGATAAAAAAGAAGCTGTTCTTGCGACGGGAGCACCTGGAGGAAGCCGTATTATCACCCAAACTTTACTTATGATTACTGGATTTATCGATTATAATAAAAATATATCAACTCTTGCCGCTTACCCACGCTTTCACAGACAACTTTGGCCAGATAAGTTCTTTTATGAAGACGGTATCGCTTTTGAAACAATCGAGTCATTAAAAAAGATGGGGCATGAAGTTGAGAAAATCAGACCCTATGGTTCCTTACAAACTGTACAGAGAGATTCTGAGAATCACTTTTTAGGTAGCAGTGACCCACGTTCTGAAGGTGATGCAGCTGTGGGTGTATGGTGA